The genomic stretch GGACCAAAGCGCCCAGAGTCAATGGGCACCATAAGCGCGTTCCTCGACGTCGAACACGATTTCGAACGATGTGGGGGGATGCGGCGCGCGTTGCGGCGCGCGGGGGCGGTCTGCGATCCTGGGCGCGGAGTCGCCAGGAGCGGTGCGACGAAACACCGCGCGATGCTGGTCCAAGTTGAAAGGCGCCATTGCCGTTACTCCTGTCAGCCCCGCCCAGTTCAACCCGGCAACTGCGCAAGTCGTTCCACCTGCGCGCCGGATTGAGTGTCCGACGCGCCGGATGCACCGGCGACGAGCGTGTCCAGAAAGGCGTGGAGGCGCGCGCTGTTTGCGGCCCAGGTAAAGGGCTCGACGGTCGCGCGGACGTCCGCTGCCGCGGGTGGCGCCGCGATCAGTTCGGCAAGGGCACCGGCAAAGGCTTCGGGAGAGCGCGCCACGATGCGACCCGCGGCTGCGCTGCGCACGACCTGACGCGCGCCACCGACATCGGGGATCACCACGGGCGTACCACTGGCCAGCGCTTCGAGCCAGGCATTGGCTAGTCCTTCGCGCTCGGACGCCAGCGCCATGACGTCCGCCGCGGCGAGCATCGCCGGAAGCTCGGCATGCGGTACCGAGCCGAGCAGCCGGACGCGATCGGCGAGGCCGGTGCGCGCGATGTGGCGTTCGAGCGGGGTGCGGTGCGGTCCTTCGCCCGCGATCCACAGCGTCGCGCCGGGAATGCGGGCGACGGCGTCGATCACAATCTCATGCCCTTTTAGCGGGATGAGCGCGCCCACCGAGAGGACCAGTGGCCCCGACACCCCGAGCGCTGCCTTTGCGGCGACGCGATCGCGGGGTTCGAAGCGGGCGAAGTCGACGCCGGTCACGATGCACTGGATGCGCTCCGCGGGCATACCGAGTGCGATCATGTCGTCGCGCATCGGTTCGGAGACGGAAAGCAGCCCGTCCGCCGCGCGGCCTGCCGCCACGATCTGCTTACGGATCGCGGGGCGCTTGCCCCAGCCATGGATGTCCGACCCGCGCGCCTTGATCGACACGGGCACCCCGAACCGCCGCCCGAGCGCGACCGCGGCGACGCCGTCGGGAAAGAAGAACTCCGCGTCGATGACGTCGAAGGGAAAGTCGTCGCGCATCCGCGCAAGCAGCGGCGCGACCGACGCGGCCAGCGCGGCGGCGTGGAAGCGGCCACCCGTCAGGGGGAGATTGGCGAAGCACGGGCGATGCACCTCGACCCCCTTCCACTGCTCGTGCCGGGGGCGCGCCGCCAAAGCGCGATAGCGGGGCAGGTGGCTAAGCGGCCAGGGCGGAATGCCGAGCGGGGCGACGACGCGGACGTCGACGCCCTCGCGACTGGCGAGTCCGAGCGTCTGGCGTTCGACGAAAATGCCGAAATTGGGACGCGACGAATCGGGGAAGAGCGTCGAGAGGACGAGCACGCGGAGCATGATCCGCCCTTAGCAGGGCCGGGTTAACGCTCCGCGTGCATCGACCACGCCGTTAGCGGCAGCGACGGTTGTTGTTGCTGCCGCTACGCTCGATCTCGCGACCGGCCAGCGCGCCGGCTACTGCGCCGAGCACGGTGCCGCCGGTGCGGTCACCGCGGGTGTCGATCGTCCGGCCGACCAGCGCGCCGCCGACGGCGCCGACGACGAGGCCGGTCGTGCCATCGGACTTGCGGCAATAGCGCTTGCCGTCGCGACCGCGCCATTCGCGATAGGCGTGGCGCTTGCCGCGGCGCTGCTGGTCGTACTTATATTCGTAGGACTTCGCCTCCGCCTTGGCGGTCGGAAACGCGATGGCGACCGGCGCGAGGAGCGATGCGGCGCCGAGGGCGAGCATGAAATTGCGCATGGGGTGTTCCTTCAATGACGTTTCTGTTGCTGCTGGATGCGTAACGTCTCTGGTTTAGACGGGGTTGCATGAACCCAAAACTACACGATGGTCAGCCTGTGTAAGGATTTGGGAGAACGGGTTTGGATACGCCGCAAAGGATCATCGAGACGCTGGGGCTGGCGCCGCACCCTGAGGGCGGCTGGTATCGCGAGACGTGGCGGGCAGCGCCGAGCGGCGGCGCCGGGCGGTCGGCGGGGACGGCGATCCACTTCCTGCTGGAGGGCGGGCAGCGATCGCACTGGCACCGCGTCGACGCCGAGGAATTGTGGCTGTGGCACGCGGGCAGCCCGGTGGAGGTGCAGATCGCCGAGAGCGGTGCGCATCCGGCGCGCATGACGCTGCTCGGCGGGGACGTGCTGCTGGGGCAGGCGCCGCAATGCCGGGTGCCCGCGCAACACTGGCAGGCGACCGAGGCGCGGCTGGGGTGGGCGCTGGTGAGTTGCGTGGTGGTGCCGGGGTTCGACTTTGCCGGGTTCACGCTGGCACCGCCCGAGTGGCAGCCGGGACCATGACCGGCGTCCTTGTCCCCGTTTTCCACGTTATCCACAGCCAGCGCGCGCGATTCGTCGCTTTGTGCGACTCGGGATCGGTGAGACCATCAGACCTGTAGGAAGGCGGTTCGGTAGCGGGAAACCAACCCCGGATCAACCTCCTGCACGGACCGATCGAGCGCAGGTGCCTCCGGGAAACCGCAATCGACCGGGACGGGATACGGAAGCGCGGGCGAGCATGATGCCGGAGCCGGTGTGCAAGCACTCTGCCGAGGCGTTGGAGCGGACCCGTCAGGGCGGGCCGAAGCCGATGCGGCGCGAAAGCGGCGCGGTGGGCGGAGGACAGCCCCAGGGACTGGCACGGGTTTCCAAGGCGACGCGCGAGCGAAGGCCCTGAACACCGCCGGACCGGGAACCGTATCGCAAGGCTCCACGGACTCAGGTCCGATGGGCGGGCCGCCGATGGCCGGACACGACGCTCTTTCCGGGAGCGCATCGCCCGGCCCGGCGACCGACGCAAAGCCCGCATGCCCTTGCCGGCGCGGGTGGCGCATGCCGCCGAAACCAGGTCCATCGGCCCGTCCGGGCACTGGGCTGAAGTCAGGCGACACGGGGGCTGGCAGCGATGCCGGCCCCCTTTTGCATTTTGCGCTCCCCATTCGCCGCGGTGCCGCTATCCCGTCGCCGAGGAGGATCGACGATGGGACGCTTGTTCGAGCGATTGGCGCAACTGGTGGCAGGATGGGCGGGGCGACCGCCGGCGTTCGGGATCGCCTTTGCCGTCATCATTGGCTGGGGCGTCAGCGGGCCGGTGTTCGGATGGTCCGACACCTGGCAGTTGGTGATCAACACCGGCACGACCATCGTGACCTTCCTGATGGTCTTCCTGATCCAGAACGCCCAGAATCGCGATGCTGCTGCGATCCAGGCCAAGCTCGACGAAGTCATCCGCGCGCTCGACAAGGGGCGCAACGAGTTCATCGGGATCGAGCATCTCGGCGAGCGCGAGCTGATCGCGATCCGCGACCGGCTGGAGCGCGAGTTCGGGCGCGACGATCCGAACCTGCATCTGGGCATTGGCCGGGTGATCGGGCGCCGCTGACGACGCCCGTCCCCTGCGTCAGGCCAGCGTCCAGTCGAGGCTGATCTCGGCCTTGAGCAGTTTCGACACCGGACAATTCGCCTCGGCGCCCTTGGCCAGCGCCTCGAACTGGTCCTCGGCGATGCCGGGGATCGTCGCGGTGAGCTTCAGGTCGGAGCGGGTGATGGTGAAGCCGCCTTCGCCGTCGGAGTCGAGCTTGACCGCGGCAATGGTCTCCAACGAGCCTTCGTTGAACCCGGCGCGGGCCAGCGCGAAGCTGAGCGCCATGGTGAAGCAGCCGGCATGCGCGGCGGCGATCAGTTCTTCGGGGTTGGTGCCCTTTTCCTCGCCGAAGCGGGTGTTGAAGCTGTACGGGGTTGCCTCCAGCACGCCGGACTGGCTGCTGATCTGGCCTTTGCCGTCCTTGCCGAAGCCCTGGTAGCGGGCGGTTGCGGTGCGCGTGGTCATGGCGGATCTCCGTGGTGGTCGGGCGAAATCTAGGCGCGGCGGAGCGCCCGGCAAGCTACACTCTGGTATGAGGGGCACCGGCGGCGGGAACTGTCCACCGCCGGCGCGTACCTCAGCGGCAGCGGACGTCCTGGTTGTTGCGATCGACCGACGCGCCGACCGCGGCACCCGCGGCGGTGCCGAGCAGCGTCCCGATCGTCTCCGACCCGCCCGGCGCGATGATGTTGCCGAGCACGCCGCCAGCGACGCCACCGACGATCAGCCCGGTCGTGCCGTCGTTGCGGCGGCAGTAAAAGCGGCCGTCCTGACCACGATAGACGCGGTCGTTACGGCTCAGCCGGCGCTCGCGGTAGCGGCGATCGTCGCGGTAATAGCGGTCGGCATAATAGCCGTTGTACGAGGGATCGGGGCGGTTCCAGTCATAGTTGCTATAGCCGCCGCCCATGCCGCCGCGGGGGCCGTACCCGTCGCCGGTGCAGCCCGCCAGCGTCGCGGCGCCGAGCAATCCCATCAGGATAGCGCGCATCATGTGTCTCCCAGTCGTTTCAGATGCAGTGGGAATGCGCGACGGGCGGGAAAGTTGCCCTCAATTGGGCGCCTGGGCCCCGGCAAGCGCGGGGCGGAAGGCGTCGCGTTCGGAGGCCGGGATCGACGCGGTCGGATCGGGACGGAAATCAGCCGGAGCGCGGTCGTCCGCGCTCGGGCGGGTATCGCCCATCAGGTCGGTGGGGACATGCTCGCCGCCACCGGGCGCACGGCGGGCGAGGCGGCGGAGCCCGAAGACTCCGGCGGCCAGCACCCCGGCGATGGCGCCGAGCGACAGCGTTCCCGCGGCGATCGCGCCGGCGCGGCTGGGTTCGGGCGCCTTGGCGCGGCGTTTTGAAGCGGGAGCGGTCTTTTTCGCCATGATCTCAATTCCTTCACACTGTGAGGCGATCAACGGGCGGCGGCGACGCGTGTTCCGGGAAAGAGAGGCTCGCCTCAGCCCAGCACTTCGAGCACGGCGGCTCGGGCGATGCGGGCAGCCGGGCCGGAGCGGCGCGGCGAAGAGCTGCGGCGCGAATGCGGCAGCGAAGGCGAGGGAAGCAACGGCCGCGACAGGCGGCGGGTAATCTGAGTTTCGGCTATATTATTGAAAAAATTCACGTAGTTTCCTGTTCCAATGGTTCAAGCACCGCGGCGGAAGACGATCCTTCGCGGGTGGCGCGGGCGCGTTCGGTACGCTCCTGGCGATCGGCCATCTGCGTCCAGGCATGCGCCGCGCGCAGATTGCGGTCGCGGACATTGTCCAGCGTCGCGGCATCGGCATCGGCCTGGGCCTTTTCGGCATGGCTACGATAGGAATTGACCAGATCAGCCATGGTAATCTCCCGCAGGTGGTAGAGCGGGCGGCGCGCCCGGTTTGGCGCGCGCCACCCGTGGTAACGAAACCGCGAGGCTTATTCGGCCTGGAGGTTGGTCGCTGCCATCTTGCCCTTCTTGTCGGCTTCGAGCTCGTAGCTGACGCGCTGATTCTGGTTCAGCGTGGCAAGCCCGGCGCGCTCGACGGCGGTGATGTGGACGAATGCGTCCTGGCCACCGTTATCGGGAGCGATGAAGCCATAGCCCTTGTCGGCGTTGAAGAACTTTACGGTTCCCTGGATAGTCATGCGGAGTTTCCTTCTTATGCGGGAGTCCGAACGCCGGGCTCCCTCGTGCTGCGAGGGCATAGAGAAGGAAAAAGGGCCGCAAAGCGCCAGAGACCGTCAATTTGCGACTGTAGCAGACCTTCATATGGACCCGCTGCCCCGGAATTACAAGCAGCTAGCCCGGACGCGCGGCGGGGCGTTCAGCGCGGGCGGTGGTCCGTGCCCAGCCCCGGCGTGATGAACAGCGCGGTCGCGACGGT from Sphingomonas hengshuiensis encodes the following:
- a CDS encoding glycosyltransferase — encoded protein: MLRVLVLSTLFPDSSRPNFGIFVERQTLGLASREGVDVRVVAPLGIPPWPLSHLPRYRALAARPRHEQWKGVEVHRPCFANLPLTGGRFHAAALAASVAPLLARMRDDFPFDVIDAEFFFPDGVAAVALGRRFGVPVSIKARGSDIHGWGKRPAIRKQIVAAGRAADGLLSVSEPMRDDMIALGMPAERIQCIVTGVDFARFEPRDRVAAKAALGVSGPLVLSVGALIPLKGHEIVIDAVARIPGATLWIAGEGPHRTPLERHIARTGLADRVRLLGSVPHAELPAMLAAADVMALASEREGLANAWLEALASGTPVVIPDVGGARQVVRSAAAGRIVARSPEAFAGALAELIAAPPAAADVRATVEPFTWAANSARLHAFLDTLVAGASGASDTQSGAQVERLAQLPG
- a CDS encoding glycine zipper 2TM domain-containing protein; this encodes MRNFMLALGAASLLAPVAIAFPTAKAEAKSYEYKYDQQRRGKRHAYREWRGRDGKRYCRKSDGTTGLVVGAVGGALVGRTIDTRGDRTGGTVLGAVAGALAGREIERSGSNNNRRCR
- a CDS encoding cupin domain-containing protein; protein product: MDTPQRIIETLGLAPHPEGGWYRETWRAAPSGGAGRSAGTAIHFLLEGGQRSHWHRVDAEELWLWHAGSPVEVQIAESGAHPARMTLLGGDVLLGQAPQCRVPAQHWQATEARLGWALVSCVVVPGFDFAGFTLAPPEWQPGP
- a CDS encoding low affinity iron permease family protein, translated to MGRLFERLAQLVAGWAGRPPAFGIAFAVIIGWGVSGPVFGWSDTWQLVINTGTTIVTFLMVFLIQNAQNRDAAAIQAKLDEVIRALDKGRNEFIGIEHLGERELIAIRDRLEREFGRDDPNLHLGIGRVIGRR
- a CDS encoding OsmC family protein translates to MTTRTATARYQGFGKDGKGQISSQSGVLEATPYSFNTRFGEEKGTNPEELIAAAHAGCFTMALSFALARAGFNEGSLETIAAVKLDSDGEGGFTITRSDLKLTATIPGIAEDQFEALAKGAEANCPVSKLLKAEISLDWTLA
- a CDS encoding glycine zipper 2TM domain-containing protein, whose protein sequence is MRAILMGLLGAATLAGCTGDGYGPRGGMGGGYSNYDWNRPDPSYNGYYADRYYRDDRRYRERRLSRNDRVYRGQDGRFYCRRNDGTTGLIVGGVAGGVLGNIIAPGGSETIGTLLGTAAGAAVGASVDRNNQDVRCR
- a CDS encoding cold-shock protein, coding for MTIQGTVKFFNADKGYGFIAPDNGGQDAFVHITAVERAGLATLNQNQRVSYELEADKKGKMAATNLQAE